The genomic window CTCAATAAAAGCAAACCTATTTATTTTAACGATCCGGTGGTGCAGTTTGGGTATTGCAGGGGCGAGGAACCTTATTTATACGTTACCGATATATTGGACCGTTTTGAGCATTACAAGAACCTGATGGAATAGCTTCCATTGTACGGATGATTTCTTTTAGCTCGCTTATTATCATGGCCGTGGCGCCCCATATCTTACAATTATTGATATTAAAAAATGGGGCTTTAATCGTGTGTCCGTTAATATTTTTTACAAACGTTTGTACGGTTTCGGGTGCCATTAATTCCAACAGCTTAGCCTCTATAATATAATCTACCTCAAAAGCATCGGGCGTAAAGGTGGGGCATTCGGCCACGTAGGCTACGTAGGGCATAACATTAAAATTGCTGTTGGGGATATAAATGGGGCTGAGGTTGCCTACTATTTGCATTCTATCGGGTTTAACGCCTATTTCTTCCCATGTTTCGCGCAGCGCGGTATCTTTGAGGGTATTGTCGTAGGGTTCAAATTTGCCGCCCGGCAAGCTAACTTGTGCACTGTGTGCCCCCTTGTATTCGGGGCGTTGTATAAATGGAATGTAAAGCTCGTTGTTTTTTATGTAAAGCAGTATCAATACGCCGCTCTCACGGGTGGTGGAATAATTAGCTAAGGTGTTTGATGTTAAGCGAACATTTGGCGACATTTTATTTTGTGCCACCGCCCCGGGCAGGTCCCCCTCTAACTTTTGTTGCAATAAATATATAAAATGATCAAACATATAGTTTTTTTGTATTGTGTTTGCATGTGTACCAAGTAAGTACAAAGCATAAGGATATTGGCAAAGGTATTGATGGAAATAAAATAATAAATAATTTTTAAACGCCAAATGTTTTCAAGCTTACTGCTTTGGTTTTTTATCAGTCGAACCTTATAGCCTCTACCGGGCTTATTTTTGTGGCAAGGTACGAGGGACCAATCATCATTAAATACGAAACAACAATAGTACCTATGTTAAGATAAATGAGGTGCAAGGG from Saccharicrinis carchari includes these protein-coding regions:
- a CDS encoding NUDIX hydrolase; translation: MFDHFIYLLQQKLEGDLPGAVAQNKMSPNVRLTSNTLANYSTTRESGVLILLYIKNNELYIPFIQRPEYKGAHSAQVSLPGGKFEPYDNTLKDTALRETWEEIGVKPDRMQIVGNLSPIYIPNSNFNVMPYVAYVAECPTFTPDAFEVDYIIEAKLLELMAPETVQTFVKNINGHTIKAPFFNINNCKIWGATAMIISELKEIIRTMEAIPSGSCNAQNGPIYR